The Vitis vinifera cultivar Pinot Noir 40024 chromosome 18, ASM3070453v1 region AGGGAAAAAGAACCTAAAATCAAATGTTCCAAGTACACACTTCCCACACTAAGACTACCTATCACTTTGTCTTAGCTACCAGTTTATAGGATCTTCATGTCACTTAATACTGAGAACAGTGGGACAAAAATCAGGGCCACCGTCCATAAAGGATCCTTTACCCCCCAATTTCAGCACTGCAGGGCAATGCAGTATTAAGTTCAACTGTCTACAACCACCAAAAGGTTCTATGGATTCTCACATGAAATTCAAAACAGCAAGAAGCTTCTATTTGATTGGAAAATATAAAAGGTTTGTAGTGGTAGCATCTCAGATCATACATACTTAATGAGCCAAAAAGTTCTTGTTCAACACAAGGAAATGCAAtccttctaaaaaaaaagaaaaaaaagaaagagcatAATGTAACACAGCCTTGTTGTACACAAGGATATGCATTCTGAAAAACAAACAGCTGAAAGCGTAACATAACAACTTTAGCTAACCATAAATAATGGATATTAACAAAATGCCACCTATAAGAAAGCAGACAGAAGAAAAATAGTTGAAAGAAAGCTTTGCAATACCTGTGGACAAGGGGTGGGGAACACTCATGATGGAGATAAGATAGACCTTCTGCAGCTCCTATTGCAATTTTCAATCTGGTAATCCAATCAAGAGACTGTAGATTGTCGTCTTCCAAATTCGTAACCCTGTATAAGGAATTAGACAAGTCTCCATTTGGCATGTATTTATATACCAGTAACTTCTCGCTATCATGCTCCAAGCAGTGCCCCAAGAGTGGGACCAATCTCATATGTGAGACCTTGTTCAACACATCCAATTCCATCATGTATGATTCTTTCTTCAAGGCCCGCAAATCAACCCTTTTGACAACTACAGGGGCCCCACTTTCCAAGATGCCACGGAAGAGATCTCCGGAGTGGCCATGTTTGATCAGGTTTATTTCACTAAAACCATCTGTGTAACAGAGAATCTGCTCATATGTAAACAAGTCTCCCACACCCGAAAAGTTAATAGAAACCTTAGCAGGTAGTGGGCTACGGCCTTCTGGAGCAGGCCCCACATTTGCAATTTCTCTTTGACTCGCAATACGCTTGTCACATCTTCTTATGAGCAGTACCAGCACCAATACCAAAAGCACAATGAAACCAAGTCCACCAAATAGACCCACCAATATAAATATCCATCTTTTGCTGCTGTTTGTGGAAGATCCAGGCAGTGGCGGCTGAGCCGGACTAGGTGCTCCAAAATTGTCAAAACTTAGGTTTCTCTCAGCATAAAACAGTCTACAATCTTCTAAACTCCTCTGATCCAGCACAGACTGAAGGCAATTTCTGTTAAGACTAGTGTTGGTTTCAATGTCATTGGGAACCTTACCTTGGAAATAATTACCAGATAGATCAATTAAGCTGAATTTTCCGAGTGGAGTAGGCAGGGCTCCATAAAATAGATTGTTCGAGAGGTTGAACATAGTGTTAGTGGAATTAACATTCCAGCTGAGATTTGCAAGAACACCCGTGAAATTATTACCAGACACATCAAGAAAGCGCAACTCATGCATTGACCACAGTACACCAGGAATATCCCCCTCAATTTTATTATCGCTCAGAACCAAGAACTGCAATCGAGTGAGGTTCGAAAACAACTTATCCGACAATGAACCCTGTAGACCATTATTCCCAAGTAACATTTTCTGCAAACTTCTCAGCCCCCCAAGATCGACAGGCACCGTTCCCATCAAATTGTTCAAACTTAAATCAAGCTCAACCAATTGAAAAAGCTGGCCAAGCTGGTTGGGAATAGAAGCAGTCAAGATATTGCTGGAGAGATTCAAGAACTGAAGCTTAGTAAGGTTGGCCAATCCAGACGGAACTGATCCAGAAAGATAATTGGAAGAGAGGTCAAGAGAGGTGAGATTGCTAAGAGTGGAGAAAGTCTGGGGAATAGACCCAGTAAGGGAATTTTGAGAAAGATTAAGAACGGACAGCGCTGATAACTGCCCCAATTGAGAAGGAATTGCACCAGTGAGAGAATTCCCAGATAGATATAGGGAATGGAGACTGCCCAAGCTTCCTAGTGACTGAGGAATCGGACCTTTCACTGAGGCAGACCGAAGATCGAGCACTTGGAGTGCGCTCAGGCTTTGCCCCAACCAGTCCGGAATGGAGCCGGGAAGCTCAAAACCTGATGAGTTAAATGTAGCTAAGAGGGACAAATTGGCCAGAGAATCCACGGCGAACTGAGGATTGACACGCCCGGCATGGGTTCGCTGCAAACCGGAAACGCTAATTCCAACGACTCGACCGTTCTGGCACGCCACGCCGGTCCAGTTCCAGCATGGCTCACTCCTCCTGGGCCAGTCCTTGGCCCTGAGCCCCAACGACGACCGGAGGTCGAACAACGCTGACCGTTCGGTGTCGTTGCGGAGGGGATTGTTCTGGGCACGTGCAAAGCAAGAAACAAAGACCAACAAGACTAGTATTGCCAGTACTACCTCCGGTGGACTTCTGTGAGCTTCCATGACCCTCGGTAATAATGCGGAGTTGAAGCTGATGACTATCAATAcgccctcttcttcttcatcttggTTTGCTGCCACTGACCATCTTCTGCACTCTGCTTTTATGTATGTCCCAGTTTTTTACCACGAGGAATCGATTTGGGGAtttggaaattcaaaaaatCGCTgcgttttttttccccttttctttttcccggGTATTCTCCAAACTATCACCTCCAGTCACGAGCTCCAATTCTGCATTCGCAGATGCTCTTCTTTAATCACCCACCCAATACCCACCAAAACTGTAAAATACGCAATACTTGAAAATTTCACTTGATGTACGAATTACGCTGATTTCACTCCAGCAGAGGCAGGCATTGATTGGAAAAGCCTATCCCCAACCTCCAAGACTCTGCAAAACTGTCGCTTTCTCCAAATAAATGAGCCTGGGACTCCCCGACTTGGGTCAGCTGGTGGCACCGGTCGTGGTTGCTGTGGGCTGAGCCCAGGCCGATCCCCTGGTCCGTCAAACTCAACCTTCGGTGGTTCCGGCTGAGACGCACTCCGAGGCAAGGGCCAAGACCTCCACTTATGATATTCTGGTGACGGTACTATTGCCACCTATGGTAGCTACTCGCAGTTATTGCTACTATAAATTAACAATAGCAAATTTAAAGTTCACCgcacccctctctctctctctctctttctccctgCTCCCCGCCGGAGATGCTTACCGAAATGATGCGTTTCGGTTGCGTGGTTCTGATTTTTGATTGTTCCTCCCTGGGCAAACATTATAAACTCCACACCCGCTTGCTTACAGGCAGATTGTGTGTACTATTCAACCTCTTACTTTTCCAATAAAGTTAACGTCTTTTTCAATTCTGTAATTTCATGCCTTTTTCATCATATCcgccttattattattatcaaacctAAGTTCTAAAActtaatacaaaaacaaaaatgcctGTTTTTCAAAACGTGGAATACGTAAGATATCATCCTAAAATAATCCCAGGGGGCAGCCACTTAGAATCAAACATCCATGATTGTACATGGTTGCTAACTTCTCCTTaagaaataactgaaataattgTACTTTAATACATCCAATTAATTCAACGCtttcatgattaaaaaaaaaaccaaatttgacCCTCTAAATTGAAGACTTTATATCATTAAATTCCGTTATAAGGTCTGAGTGAAATTAAATAACcgttattaaaagaattaaagagtCTAATTTAGCACTTAAATACTAAAATCCCCAGCTGAAGAGAGAATTAAAGAAAGTCACATCCGATTTTAAATGCAAAGCATGTTCGAGAAGGGGCTTAAAAAACAATGTTGGGTAATTCGGTAATCAGCAGGCTATTTTAGAATGTATTTGgcattttaattaattgaaaaacgAAGATGAGCGGCGGGCATGGAAACGGTCAAACGCTTTAGGGGAACTGTTAATAGCGACAAGGGTGACTGAAAATGAAAGAAGTAGGACTGATGTGGCAAATTTCGTAACGCGCAATCTGACGTGTGCCGACACCCTCCGTGTGGGTCATACGCTCCTTTCCGTTCTTTTTAACTTATCATTgcctcttaaaaaaattatttctttttttattttaatttaatttttaaattaatcatGATAAAATGCTATCCTCCCACTGTATATCCGTCATTACATTTGTGACGTGTACATCAAATtagacaaattttattttttttatcttattattaaaagagtttttacttgaaaaaaaaatgaaaataacttaaaacatgTATTCAGAGGCTTGCGAGtcctccaaaagaaaagattacGTGTCAAATTTGGTCTTAACAAGTCGGCTAGCAGCCTAGCACATCTTCCAAAGAGGAGGTTATTACGTGGCAGAGGCTTGTCGAAACTTGACTTGGTCATACCGACTCATACGACGACGCATCGTTTGGATGTTCGGTCTGAAATGCGTTGCATTTATCATGATTGAGTTATAATACTCCAAAGTTCAAACGACCTTTAACTTTATGTAATGCATGCCACTGGGATCACGTGCTTCTCAACTTTACACAAGAAGGTTCGCACGTGCTTCTCACTTTTatgcctttttccttttttttcatccGTAATctgcttaaaataaaataaaaaaaaggtgacGTGTCACATCAGTCAAGGTCATTGACGATAGACGACTTGGGAGGTTTTAAAAGCAGCACCAAAAAACCAAGGAATAATATGAATTGATTGcaagaaaatatcatatcacAATAATGATTTAAGTTTTGGGGGACAGGGCAATTTGGTTTGGGCCTCTTAAAGTTGTTAAGGTAGCAACTTCAGTGGTAGACAATTTTCTACAgtctttcttcttcatgattatATGCAAATCCCCTGTTGGTATGATTTTTTGAAcataatattttgtaattttattttattttatttttcagttaGTTTATTGGATTTGAAGATTCGGAGAAGTTGCATAACAACTCACAGAGCTTTCATCATTTGATCCACAGCCTGTCCTCAGTTGAGTGATCCGCAGGATACGGTGAAGCCGAATGCTTTCCAACATTAATAAATACAAATGGATAACATTCTCTGTTATTGACCCACTTTTGACTCTCTGAAATTTTTATggattatagaaaataaaaataataataataataataagctaaggttgagttttatttgttttattatttttggggaaaatctgtttgtttttttatagtcACCacgaaattaaaaaatatcatttaactctttttgataataattttaaaaaatgttttgaagttaaaaaatattttttttaattaatactactaagtaaattttttttttaagataatcaaTTGTCAAGTATATCTCTATAAAACAATACaagtatttttttagtattataaatgattttttatatttttaaaatattttctaaatttgttaAACACcttttttgttcaaaaaaaaactttattgattaaaaacatttcttaaattaCTGTGAGAGTCTAATTTATAGTGattctaaaaatcatttttaacttaaaaagttttttatatatatatatctaataaaatttagaaaatactattaaaaaatcatttataatattaaaaaaatatgtgaaaaactgattttattaaaaaattataaaaaccttttttttaagataatcaaTTGTTAAGTGTATCTCTATAAAACAAtacaagtaattttttaatattataaatgattttttatattttttaaaatgtttcccaaacacttttttttttttaaaaaaaactttattgatTAAACCATTTCTTAAATCActgaaaaataaacttaaaagtctattttatcataattttagaaaacacttttaacctaaaaagtgtttttttaaaataaaaaaaaacatatatatctaacaaattttataaaacactgtaaaaaaatcatttataatgttaaaaaaatatgtgaaaaaatgattttgttaaaaacattttcattgaaaacattttgaataaaaacactatcaaatatACTATTAAGCGTTTGACAAAAtctataaaacaattttaaaaatctgaaaaatcacttatatttGAGAGCTcatttgacaattattttaggaaattcttttaatatttataatactttataatttttataattgaagttctaaaaatgtttgaaatactttttagaatcactttCAAATGAGCTATGAGAGTGGTTCTAAGAagtgtttttggtttttttaatgcttgaaaaagacaaaattttaaagtattagaaaagttagaaacactccctaaaatcattgtcaattGCATTTATTAAGAgtaattctaaataatttttagtctttctaatatttgaaagatataaatttttaaatattataaaaattataattagtttctaaaattactgtcaaataaACTCTTATAAtgatatttggataaaaaatttatattgaattCTTCTAAAAACAGTCAAGACACTACTAGaagtaaaaatatcaaaaatatcAAGGAAGGCACTCATAATGGATTATTAATCTTTATTAGAATCAAATTGTGACCgaacttttctttttggtgTGTTAGGAAAAGGACCTTAGCCGCTTGTGTTGAAAAATCAAATCCGTGTCAGCTGGTCTCTTATGCATCGGTGTCTAATGTCGAAATCAAATGATCCAAACGGGGTgcaatttgtatttttttgttaattgaAAAAACAATAACGAGACAGCTAGTCACGCTACATTTTTCCAAGTAAACTCCAATCAACAAAAGCgttattttcattaataattCTCTCATATAAACATAGCAGtttcttatttcaaaacattcaaaaaagaaaaaaaaaaaaaaaaaaaaaaaggggaacaTGGTgaagggaaaaagaggaaaCTGCCAAAgactaaaggaaaaaaagagtataGTCAAGGGTCTCGATGCATGTCATCGTCGATTGTGACTTTGGAAGATGGGGTGCAATGTCTGCTTCATCATTGCCCTAACCATTTGGACCTGGTCTAACGGTGATCCTTTGTTTTCTCCACTTGCactggttttttttcttttcccgtCACTCCAATTTTCTAAGGCAAATGGGAAAACAGTAACGTCTGGTGTGGATGGAGACGTGAATCGCGATGGGTGCAAGTGTGCAACTAAGGGTTCCAATTGTGTGGTTGATATTCACATTTCGACTATATCAcatcattcaaagtaaagccgACCACACCCAATCAATTTCAGCTAGCTTTTTTCAATATCTCAAAATTTATTAGTTAAATTTAAGGGTATgtttgttattgaaaaattgaaagaaaagaaaaagtaattaaaaatttatatattttaaatttatttatattttatattaatgagttaaaataagtaaattaaatttaaagtaacaaataaaaataatttatcgatttttaatctatttttattttattttttctttgtattttttttattgcatatttcttcaaattttgtccgaaaccaaacataacttaactaaaatttaaaattaaaattaaccgTTTGAAGTTTGAATACATTATTTTGATGAGCTTCAACTTTTATTGAGTTCCTTTTGTTTTGTATGTAgtgtgaaaacaattttttgactATATCAcatcattcaaagtaaagccgACCACATCCAATCAATTTCAGCTAGCTTTTTCCAATATCTCAAAATTTATTAGTTAAATTTAAGGGTATgtttgttattgaaaaattgaaagaaaagaaaaaataaaagaaaataaaatataattaaaaatttatgtattttaaatttatttatattttatattaatgagttaaaataagtaaattaaatttaaagtaacaaataaaaataatttatcgatttttaatcttattttattttattttttctttgtattttttttattgcatatttcttcaaattttgtctgaaaccaaacataacttaactaaaatttaaaattaaaattaaccgTTTGAAGTTTGAATACATTATTTTGATGAGCTTCAACTTTTATTGAGTTCCTTTTGGTTTTGTATGTAgtgtgaaaacaattttttgaccataatttctttcaaaaatgcaTGAGAATAATTTTGGCCCAAACAAAATGAACAATCACATCATTCAATAACTAACGCATTTCAAATTGGTTTTAATTTAAACAAAGCCTACCGACTTGTTTAGTTTATGGCTTGGTTACGAATCAAATAAATTGATTAGTGTTTGAAGATATTCAAAATCTTCAAACAACTGAAATTTTACTCAaccatttattatatatatatatatatataaagagatttTTTTGTATAGGGGAGGACTTTTCTTGTAACCTGAAAATGCTATTAGatgatttttctcaattttgtaCGATTTTACAATgataatgtcttttttttttttttttctctctctctcttaagcATGATTGGCTGTACTGCACATAATGCCAAATGGTAGTTGacttaggtggtatttgtttttttacttaattctaaatataatcttaatacttaatagtgttaaatattatgttgtttatttttataatattttatttttattaagtattaaaaagtaaagaaaagccaatatgttatttttctatttaataaaaagtttataataagttatgaaaaaatagaaaaataaacaacctaaattttaaaaataaattacttttaacaaaaaactaaaaaaacaaacaccactttaaTATTACATTTAGGTATATCTTGAGGTACAATGGCCAAAGGATAATGTATTGGGATGATCTTCTTTTTGCTCGGTGTCCATCCTAATTCAATCACTTgttttatatatagaatttgtttttttctttattccgaatatgttaaaaaaattaagataaataaatattatatattatttaattaattagttgaaTTGTAGATAGTAGGGATAACAATGGGTTATGTTTGTGCAATGTTAGAGGTTAAACATTTTATTACATAGATCAACCCAAACCCGATAAAGATAATAATCAGATTAAAAGTATAAAGTCAAATACcacataattattaaacaagtaaccaatacaaataataatcaaattaaaaatataaactaaactaaaatataatctaattattaatatttcaacTAGACATGTTTATAACTCAAATGActgatttatttaaaattaaatttaaatatgtcaaatttgTATTATgtagattaattaaaaaattacctatttattaaactttttatGGATGTTGACACGAACTTGAACCAAACTCAATTATATTAAACCCAAACCccaaaaaaaacttattaatatATTGTGTATATTCTTAATATTCTTAACAATTAGACATTATGATTTTATAAtgtaataaaacaaatattaacaaatttagtttttcttttgtatCATGATTTGACAtagtaatattaaaaacaaaaggatgaaacacttaattttttaatcatttatgtataattttaatttcttataattcttttaaattttaataatatataaattatgtatttataatattattagagaatacaaacaaaattctatttgaaagctcaaatatgaaaaataattttatcaaagaacatttatatatttatgcaaaatataaatattctccatatttttaatcattacaCAAAACATTTTATGGAAAGTaattaaaacatttcaaattcattctaaaaacaacttttttctctcaaaacttagaaaaaaaaccGTTTTCAGGAACAGTTTTTAAACATAAAGTCATAATAAAAACGTGGCCATATGTTTGGAGTAGAAGGGGCATTCAGGGGTCGACTCAATGTTGTTGAAGTTTGGTTGACCCATGGTAAACGGGTGAAGTTGAAGACTGGAGCTGGGCAATCTTAAGACCTAGACCAAACTTGGGAGCCTGTATGGACCCAACAATGCTTTTGTAACCTTCATCTAAGCTTAGCCCATACTATGAATGCTAGGTGGTTCAAACCCAGCCCACTAAGTTGACAATTAGAAAATACTTGATCCATCAATGTGCTTTATAAAGAAACACTTGATTAGTGATTCTCCCTCAAAAACATTCCTAGATAAATcacttttactaaaaacacATACAACACATTGTCAAACGTATTCTAAGAacccgtttgatagtgattttaagaaacatttttaatttttctaacacttgaaatttttttgtcatttaagtattataaatactagaaacattttctaaaatcactctcaGACGCACTCTGAATCATCTCAAATGCTCACACTCCACCCATGAAGGAGACTTGATTTCTCCAATATTAATCAATTCCAGTAGTATCTCGGGCCAGGTTCAGGTTGATTGGGTGCAAAACCCATGAGAATTGGTctctaaaatattcattttgatGCTCCTTATTCCACAGGTTTAACTGCAGCTCTTTTAAGGCCATGCCTTCCCTATCAGCAATTCAACAGAAGATACAGAAATTCAGAAGACTGACAACAGGCATTTCTACGGTTCTACCATCAGCTGTAGGCCAAAACCAAGCATACCATTTGTTCTGCTTGGTTTGTCCTTAAAATACAACTATTATGGTATCATATTACTTGTGCAAGAGTCAGTCATCAATTTTAGTTCAATAGACTATAGGCAGTCAATAGTTGCAAATGtatttccaaattacaaattgGAGTCTTAGTTTTTTGAATTGCAAAT contains the following coding sequences:
- the LOC100259194 gene encoding probable LRR receptor-like serine/threonine-protein kinase At2g16250; the protein is MEAHRSPPEVVLAILVLLVFVSCFARAQNNPLRNDTERSALFDLRSSLGLRAKDWPRRSEPCWNWTGVACQNGRVVGISVSGLQRTHAGRVNPQFAVDSLANLSLLATFNSSGFELPGSIPDWLGQSLSALQVLDLRSASVKGPIPQSLGSLGSLHSLYLSGNSLTGAIPSQLGQLSALSVLNLSQNSLTGSIPQTFSTLSNLTSLDLSSNYLSGSVPSGLANLTKLQFLNLSSNILTASIPNQLGQLFQLVELDLSLNNLMGTVPVDLGGLRSLQKMLLGNNGLQGSLSDKLFSNLTRLQFLVLSDNKIEGDIPGVLWSMHELRFLDVSGNNFTGVLANLSWNVNSTNTMFNLSNNLFYGALPTPLGKFSLIDLSGNYFQGKVPNDIETNTSLNRNCLQSVLDQRSLEDCRLFYAERNLSFDNFGAPSPAQPPLPGSSTNSSKRWIFILVGLFGGLGFIVLLVLVLVLLIRRCDKRIASQREIANVGPAPEGRSPLPAKVSINFSGVGDLFTYEQILCYTDGFSEINLIKHGHSGDLFRGILESGAPVVVKRVDLRALKKESYMMELDVLNKVSHMRLVPLLGHCLEHDSEKLLVYKYMPNGDLSNSLYRVTNLEDDNLQSLDWITRLKIAIGAAEGLSYLHHECSPPLVHRDVQASSILLDDKFEVRLGSLSEVCAQEGDSHQNVITKLLRKPQTSEQGSSGLLSATCAYDVYCFGKVLLELVTGKLGISKSDDATTREWLEHTLPCISIYDKELVTKIVDPSLIVDEDLLEEVWAMAIVARSCLNPKPSRRPLMRNILKALENPLKVVREESSSSARLRTTSSRRSWSTAFFGSWRHSSSEGAIVPGQINREGISGSKQSGRVGSQGSGGNDLSSSHKRSSNEIFPEPVDMQDIERQDQH